The DNA sequence TGCCAGATGCTCTTCGCGCCAGCTTTGGATTTCTTTGCCTGCCTCAGCCAGCAGTTCATCCTTAGCGTGTGTCAGTTCTGCGTTCTTCTCCTCGAATTCCTCGACTTCATTCGCTGCCTGTTGTTGTAAGTCAAGGGCTTTTTGATGTTCGTCAGCGATTTTCTGCTGTCGTTCCTGCATCGCCTTTGTGATCGGCTGATACAGAAAGTGCGTCAACAGCCAGACGAGCACCAGGAAGTTGAGGATTTGAGCGGTAAACGTAAACCAATCAATGGACATGTTCTAATCCCGAGTGTACTTCTAAAGTAATTAACTGCCGGTGGCCTGCAGGAAGTGATTCCAGAAAGGATTTGCGAAAATCAGAATCATGGAAATCACGAAGCAGTAAATTGCCGTGGATTCCACCATGGCCAGGCCGACGAACAGCGTACGGGTAATCGTACTGGCTTCATCGGGCTGCTGGGCAATCGCACTCAGGGCCTGTGCCAGGGCGCGACCTTCCCCGAGCGCGGGGCCAACCGAACCGATGGCAATTGTGATGCCTGCGGTAAAGATGGAAACTGCTGCAATGACGGTATCTGCATCCATAGAAGACGTTCCTCATTTATGATGTGGGAGTGTGAGTCGAAGTGGTCTGCGAATCTGTATTGTCTGTATCCTGTCGCTGCGCGGGCCCCTGATCGTTCTGCGTAGCGGAGGCGATGTAGACCATTGCCAGTACCGCAAAAATATAAGCCTGGATCATCCCGGTTAAGAGACCAAAGGCCTGCATCAGGATCGGCACGAACAGGGGGACGAAACCGAGTAGAATGGCCCCGATGACCGAGCCGCTCATGATGTTGCCGTACAGGCGAACTGCGAGGGCCAGGGTCCGCGAAAATTCGCCAATGATATTAAAGGGGAGCATGAATACCGAAGGCTGTATATATTGTTTCAGATAACCAGGCAGCCCCTGGTGCGCGATACCATATATAGGAACAGCCACGAATACGCAGGTCGCTAGAGCTGCGGTAGTGGAAATCGAACTGGTTGGTGCATAATAGCCGGGAACAATCGAGAGGATGTTTGAGACGACGATAAACAGGAACAGGGTCCCCACAAATGGCATGTATGGTCCGGGTTCCTGTTGGCTGACTTCTCTGATCTGGTTCCGCAGTCCCATCACGAGGACCTCCAGCAGATTCTGTCCACGTGAAATCCTGGGACCGCTGGTCAGTCTGCGGGTGATGAACCAGGAACCGATCACGAGGATCGCCATCACGAGCCAGGTAAACAGAATGGTGCGATTGAGGATGATCCATTCCCACTGCCAGAGTGGGACATCGGGTGAAATATTCATTCAGGCAGACTTTCCAGTGGCAGGCACATTTGTCGAACGTGTATAGCGGGTAATCATCATCCGCGCGATGATGAATCCTGCCAGACAAACCGCGGTGCGTTGCCAGCGAAATGATTCTGATAACCAGATCCCCACGCACCAGAAACCCGCGAGAATGATCAGGGTTCTACCCAGGGCACTACCCAGAAACAGCAGCCAGGGGGCTGAGACTTTGGGAAGTTGTTTCACGGTCAGCCAGAGTCCGCCAAAAAAAATGGCACCCAACAGGAGCCCGGCGAGCAGGCTGACGAGGAGTTGCATACTCAAGGGAAGATTCATCGGTCCACGTTTCCTTCTTTATGTAACCACTTCCAGGCATTGAAACAGCCCAGGGTAATTCCACCAATCAACAGCATCAGGCTCCAGGAATATCGAGATGGCCAGCGGGAGTCGATCCACATTCCCGCCAGTGCACCGATCACAGCCGGAATCGCAACTGACCAGCCGATCAGACCAAACATGCCCAGACCGAACCAGATGGTATGATGTTTTTCTTCACGGGCTTTCAGTTTTCGCGCCTCTTGTGAAGCAATCCGTTTTTCAATCTGACTGCGATTATGCAGGTGCAGCGGGTGACCCTGATTCCCGGGGATCTCAGAGCCGTTTTCCTGTTCCGGGGGCAGCTCAGACATCGGCGGTGATTCCCTGTTTGACAAAGTGTCTGAGAATATCGGCTTCCAGTCGGGCGATAGCGGAGCGTACGGTTCGCTCCCGCTCATTGATGGCTTCAAACTGTTC is a window from the Gimesia benthica genome containing:
- a CDS encoding F0F1 ATP synthase subunit C; amino-acid sequence: MDADTVIAAVSIFTAGITIAIGSVGPALGEGRALAQALSAIAQQPDEASTITRTLFVGLAMVESTAIYCFVISMILIFANPFWNHFLQATGS
- a CDS encoding F0F1 ATP synthase subunit A; this encodes MNISPDVPLWQWEWIILNRTILFTWLVMAILVIGSWFITRRLTSGPRISRGQNLLEVLVMGLRNQIREVSQQEPGPYMPFVGTLFLFIVVSNILSIVPGYYAPTSSISTTAALATCVFVAVPIYGIAHQGLPGYLKQYIQPSVFMLPFNIIGEFSRTLALAVRLYGNIMSGSVIGAILLGFVPLFVPILMQAFGLLTGMIQAYIFAVLAMVYIASATQNDQGPAQRQDTDNTDSQTTSTHTPTS
- a CDS encoding ATP synthase subunit I → MNLPLSMQLLVSLLAGLLLGAIFFGGLWLTVKQLPKVSAPWLLFLGSALGRTLIILAGFWCVGIWLSESFRWQRTAVCLAGFIIARMMITRYTRSTNVPATGKSA
- a CDS encoding AtpZ/AtpI family protein, with the translated sequence MSELPPEQENGSEIPGNQGHPLHLHNRSQIEKRIASQEARKLKAREEKHHTIWFGLGMFGLIGWSVAIPAVIGALAGMWIDSRWPSRYSWSLMLLIGGITLGCFNAWKWLHKEGNVDR